From the genome of Bacteroidota bacterium, one region includes:
- a CDS encoding branched-chain amino acid transaminase, with product MPHKIWFNGDLVPFEDANIHVLSHVVHYGSSVFEGIRCYQTERGPSIFRLEEHMQRLVDSAKIHRMEIPYSLDELCQACVDTVAESGLDACYLRPLVFRGHGPMGVNPLNNPVETVVAVWEWGKYLGPEALEQGVDVQVSSWNRNAPNTTPSLAKAGANYLNAALIKMEAVKNGFTEGIALSVDGLLSEGSGENLFLVKRGKLYTPPTGLSVLPGITRDTVIALAQGRGYEIEEKLIPREALYIADELFFTGTAAEVTPVRSVDHIPVGQGRRGPVTETLQTAYLDAVEGRSSHDEWMTFVEPKGHVSEAEEVAA from the coding sequence ATGCCACACAAGATCTGGTTCAACGGCGATCTCGTCCCCTTCGAGGACGCAAACATCCACGTCCTTTCCCACGTCGTCCACTACGGATCCTCCGTGTTCGAGGGCATCCGCTGCTACCAGACCGAGCGTGGCCCGTCCATCTTCCGGCTCGAAGAGCACATGCAGCGGCTCGTCGACTCGGCCAAGATCCACCGGATGGAGATTCCCTACTCGCTCGACGAGTTGTGCCAGGCGTGCGTCGACACCGTCGCCGAGAGCGGCCTCGACGCGTGCTACCTCCGCCCCCTCGTCTTCCGGGGCCACGGCCCGATGGGGGTCAACCCGCTCAACAACCCGGTCGAAACAGTCGTCGCCGTGTGGGAGTGGGGGAAGTACCTCGGCCCCGAAGCGCTCGAGCAGGGCGTCGACGTGCAGGTCTCGTCGTGGAACCGCAACGCGCCGAACACCACGCCGTCGCTCGCCAAGGCGGGGGCGAACTACCTCAACGCGGCGCTCATCAAGATGGAGGCCGTCAAGAACGGCTTCACCGAGGGGATCGCGCTCAGCGTGGACGGGCTGCTCTCCGAGGGCTCGGGCGAGAACCTGTTCCTCGTCAAGCGCGGCAAGCTCTACACGCCACCGACCGGACTCTCCGTCCTCCCCGGCATCACGCGCGACACGGTCATCGCGCTGGCCCAGGGCCGGGGCTACGAGATCGAGGAGAAGCTCATCCCGCGCGAGGCGCTCTACATCGCCGACGAGCTCTTCTTCACCGGCACCGCCGCCGAGGTCACCCCGGTCCGCTCGGTCGACCACATCCCGGTCGGCCAGGGGCGCCGCGGCCCTGTCACGGAGACGCTCCAGACGGCTTACCTCGACGCAGTCGAGGGGCGGTCCAGCCACGACGAGTGGATGACCTTCGTCGAGCCGAAGGGCCACGTCTCGGAGGCGGAGGAGGTCGCCGCCTGA